CGAACGGCGCATTCCAACCCGCAGACTGCCGGGTGGGCGGAGTCACGAACTCTCTTACGCGTACTGAGTCCTGTGAACGGGTCAGATGGCCCTGTCGAGGAAGACCCGGGGACTCGAAAGGCACATTCTTCGGACCACAACCCAAACCATCGGGCCTCTGCGGTCGATGTGAGCTGGCTCACAAATGAAATCCCGGACTGCGTTTCCGTTGGCGAAGCGCAGCGTTCTCACTACTCTCTGCCCTGAGAAACGATGTGGCTCGAAGAGTCAACCTTGCATGTGGGCGCAGATGGGGGGAACGATGAGTCTTTTCTGGTATTTGCATCGGGGTCTTGTAGGGCGCTTCTTGCGCTCTGGAACGATCTCGCTTCTGGCACTCTCGATGATCGTCCTGGGACCGGTGACGATGAGCGCGCGAGCGGGGATGGTATCGACTGAGTCGGTTCTCGAGGCCGAATCGCTCGATGCGCGCGCGCGGATTCACGAACTCGTCGATCGCGAGAGAGTTAGAAGTGAACTCGAGGCGTTGGGCGTCGAACACGCCGAAGCGCACGCGCGCATCGATGCTCTGTCCGATCTGGAACTCGCCGCGGTCGCTGGGCAGCTCGACAGATTGCCCGCGGGTGGGGGAGGGCTCGGCAGTGTGCTCCTGGCCGGGGTCGTCATCTTCATCGTTTTGATCGTAACCGACTCGTTCGGCGTGACCGATCTGTTCCCGTGGGTGCACAAATACGAGTTGCAGTGACGCGAAACAGGGCCGAGCTCTGCAGATGGGCGATCCTCGGATGGCTCGTCTGTTGTTCGGTACTGGCCTGCGCAACACCCGGAACGGATCGTCTGCTTCAGGAACCGGGTGGGTTTCCCGAGCAACTCGAACTGAAGGTACCCTTCGTCGCCCAGCGCACCGATGAGTGTGGTCCCGCGGCCCTCGCGATGCTGCTTGCATGGAGCGGTACACCCGTGGACCTCGACGCCTTGGTCGCCGAAGTCATGGTTCCGGCGCGTTCAGGTAGCTTGCGTTCGGGGTTGATCGCGGGGGCGCGTCGCCGCGCACGCCTGGCCTACACGGTCAGGGGCATGGACGAACTCCTGCGCGAGCTGGTGGCCGGGCACCCGGTGCTGGTGTTGCAGAACAACGGACTCTCCTGGTTTCAGGTCTGGCACTACGCGGTCGTGATCGGTTACGACCTGACGGAAGCCAAGCTCATCCTGCACAGCGGAAGAAATGAATCGCGAAGGATTCCGCTGCGAACCTTCGAACGTACCTGGAGACGTTCGGATAGCTGGGGTCTGCTCGTGCTTCCGCCAGATCTCCTGCCGGTTACCGCACATCTTGATCGTTTGCTCGATGCGGTGCTCGGGCTCGAACGCGCCCAACACTTCGCAGAGGCGGAACGTGCCTATGAGGCGGTGTTGACGTACTGGCCGCAAAGCGGTGTGGCCTGGTTCGGTCTCGGGAATGCCCGCTACGCGAAAACGGATCTTATTGGTGCAGAGCAGGCGTTTCGCGCTGCGGTTGGGGTCGAGCCCGATCTTGAAGCGGCCTGGAACAATTTCGCGCAAGTACTGGCCGAGATGGGGCGACGCGGAGAAGCGCTCGCCGCTGTGCGGCGCGGGCTCTTGCTCAACGGACCTCGACACATGACCCTGAAGAAGACGCTGAGGGAAATCGAAAAGTCCGCCGCACCCGCGGTCCGGCCTCATGTCGGGGCAACGCTGCCCTGAAAGTCGTGACGAATGGACCCCGTGCGGTTCTGTCGATGCGGCGCAAGAGCCGGTTTCGTCCCGTATAATGCGATTCGTACCTTGGAAACACCTATCGTTTGACCCGCTTCCCGCTCTCGACATTTCTTCTGGAATTCGATTGCAGCCGGATTCTTTTCCGGTAGCCGCGGTGGCGGATCAGGAGGTTCGAGAATGCGCATTCGTCCGGAAGACGTCGGACTATCGAGTGAACGACTGGCCAGGATCGATGAGCATCTAAAACGGCGATATCTCGATTCACACAAGATCGCCGGTGCTCTGACCCTCGTGGCCCGCAGGGAGCAGGTGGCCTACCTCTCTTCGGTGGGCATGATGGATATCGAGCGCGCCAAGCCGATGGCTGACGACACGATCTTCCGCATCTACTCGATGAGCAAGCCGATCACTTCGGTGGCTTTGATGATGCTCTACGAACACGGGCAGTTCTCGCTCGAGGATCCTGTACACAGATTCATCCCTTCCTGGAAGAACCTGCGCGTCTACCAGGCCGGAAACCATCCGAATTTCCTGAGCCAGCCCGTTGAACGCCCCATGTCGATCCGCGATCTGCTCTCGCATATGTCGGGACTCACGTACGGATTCATGGAGCGCACCAATGTGGATGCGGCCTATCGCAAGCTCGGCATTGGAGATCCCGACGAAGTTGCGACTTTGCAAGACATGATCGATCGGCTGGCCGAACTACCGCTGGAATTTCCCCCGGGGTCGGCCTGGAACTACTCAGTGGCGACCGATGTGTGCGGATACCTCGTGGAAGTGATTTCCGGGCAGCGCTTCGATCGCTATCTCGCCGAGAAGATCTTTGAACCACTCGGCATGGTCGATACCGGGTTTACTGTTCCCGAAGACAAACGGGACCGCTTCGCGGCAAATTACGCACGTCGTCGCGACAAATCGCTCAAA
The DNA window shown above is from bacterium and carries:
- a CDS encoding beta-lactamase family protein; protein product: MRIRPEDVGLSSERLARIDEHLKRRYLDSHKIAGALTLVARREQVAYLSSVGMMDIERAKPMADDTIFRIYSMSKPITSVALMMLYEHGQFSLEDPVHRFIPSWKNLRVYQAGNHPNFLSQPVERPMSIRDLLSHMSGLTYGFMERTNVDAAYRKLGIGDPDEVATLQDMIDRLAELPLEFPPGSAWNYSVATDVCGYLVEVISGQRFDRYLAEKIFEPLGMVDTGFTVPEDKRDRFAANYARRRDKSLKLEDDPATSPYSGEKTFFSGGGGLVSTAADYLRFCRMLIRGGELDGERLLGRKTIELMTQNHLPGGVDLTRVATGSFSETTYDGVGFGLGFSVTLDPVSAHTVGSAGEYAWGGAASTAFWIDPAEELIVIFLTQFMPSGTFNFRGQLKQLIYPAIID
- a CDS encoding PA2778 family cysteine peptidase, which gives rise to MTRNRAELCRWAILGWLVCCSVLACATPGTDRLLQEPGGFPEQLELKVPFVAQRTDECGPAALAMLLAWSGTPVDLDALVAEVMVPARSGSLRSGLIAGARRRARLAYTVRGMDELLRELVAGHPVLVLQNNGLSWFQVWHYAVVIGYDLTEAKLILHSGRNESRRIPLRTFERTWRRSDSWGLLVLPPDLLPVTAHLDRLLDAVLGLERAQHFAEAERAYEAVLTYWPQSGVAWFGLGNARYAKTDLIGAEQAFRAAVGVEPDLEAAWNNFAQVLAEMGRRGEALAAVRRGLLLNGPRHMTLKKTLREIEKSAAPAVRPHVGATLP
- a CDS encoding PA2779 family protein, which encodes MSLFWYLHRGLVGRFLRSGTISLLALSMIVLGPVTMSARAGMVSTESVLEAESLDARARIHELVDRERVRSELEALGVEHAEAHARIDALSDLELAAVAGQLDRLPAGGGGLGSVLLAGVVIFIVLIVTDSFGVTDLFPWVHKYELQ